One Pecten maximus unplaced genomic scaffold, xPecMax1.1, whole genome shotgun sequence genomic window carries:
- the LOC117318406 gene encoding uncharacterized protein LOC117318406 yields MTDGKKTYYRHTTKDGAAKILQSGYIKQSTDTKTDAAYGPGTHLTRMGPDKSQSDIAKNNYDGVNNRFADIMMKEGQTDVAIAIDLPSTKVTKANSDRDMYVSPGDVTIKDKNPRVYVRDKDGKAQEFKPK; encoded by the exons ATGACTG ACGGTAAGAAGACATATTACCGCCACACAACTAAGGACGGAGCCGCAAAAATATTACAGTCAGGGTACATCAAGCAATCAACTGATACGAAAACAGATGCTGCGTATGGTCCCGGTACCCACCTTACCAGAATGGGCCCGGACAAGTCCCAGAGTGATATAGCAAAGAATAACTATGACGGAGTCAACAATCGGTTCGCAGATATAATGATGAAGGAAGGTCAAACAGACGTGGCCATAGCCATTGATCTGCCCAGCACTAAGGTTACCAAGGCGAATTCAGATCGCGACATGTATGTGTCGCCGGGAGATGTTACCATAAAGGACAAAAATCCAAGGGTTTATGTGAGGGATAAGGATGGAAAGGCTCAGGAGTTCAAACCCAAGTAG